In Quercus lobata isolate SW786 chromosome 12, ValleyOak3.0 Primary Assembly, whole genome shotgun sequence, a genomic segment contains:
- the LOC115972103 gene encoding heat stress transcription factor A-6b-like codes for MNPLYPVKEEYLGSSSSHPPRSPMMPPPQPMEGLNDTGPPPFLTKTYDMVDDPTTNHIVSWNRGGTSFVVRDPHSFSTNLLPRHFKHNNFSSFVRQLNTYGFRKIDPDRWEFANEGFLRGQRHLLRNIKRRKAPPQPFPPQQALGPGVDLGRFGLDGEIDHLRRDKQVLVMELVKLRQQQQTTRAYLQLMEQRLQGTEKKQQQMMSFLARAMQNPTFLQQLVQQKEKRKELEEAMTKKRRRPIDQGPSGGSGVGQSSWGGEGSNQIKLEPLEFGDYVFEESELEALAMEMQGLGRARKVQEEGNEELMPPESGDKELDEGFWEELFNENFEEELGILDAEGGEDEDVNVL; via the exons ATGAATCCATTGTATCCGGTAAAAGAAGAGTACCTGGGATCAAGTTCATCGCATCCGCCGAGGTCGCCGATGATGCCGCCACCACAGCCAATGGAGGGCCTTAATGATACAGGTCCACCACCATTCCTGACCAAGACCTATGATATGGTGGATGACCCAACTACCAATCACATAGTCTCTTGGAACAGAGGAGGTACCAGCTTTGTTGTGCGGGATCCTCATTCATTCTCCACAAATCTCCTCCCAAGACACTTCAAGCACAACAATTTCTCAAGCTTTGTTAGGCAGCTCAACACTTAT GGATTTAGGAAGATTGATCCAGATAGATGGGAGTTTGCCAATGAAGGTTTTCTAAGGGGCCAGAGACATCTTCTAAGAAACATTAAGAGAAGAAAAGCACCTCCTCAACCTTTTCCTCCACAACAAGCTCTTGGTCCAGGTGTTGACCTAGGCAGGTTTGGACTAGATGGAGAAATTGATCATTTGAGGCGTGACAAGCAGGTTCTAGTGATGGAATTAGTGAAGCTTAGACAGCAGCAACAGACTACTAGAGCATACCTTCAATTAATGGAACAAAGGCTACAAGGGACAGAAAAGAAGCAACAACAAATGATGTCCTTCTTAGCTAGAGCAATGCAAAACCCAACCTTTCTCCAGCAGCTTGTCCAACAGAAGGAGAAGAGGAAGGAGCTAGAAGAAGCCATGACTAAGAAAAGGAGGAGGCCTATTGATCAAGGACCTAGTGGTGGTAGTGGTGTCGGCCAATCAAGCTGGGGTGGTGAAGGATCAAACCAAATTAAACTTGAACCTCTTGAGTTTGGGGACTATGTTTTTGAAGAATCAGAGCTTGAAGCACTTGCAATGGAAATGCAAGGATTAGGTAGGGCAAGAAAGGTGCAAGAGGAAGGAAATGAAGAGCTAATGCCACCAGAGAGTGGAGATAAAGAACTTGATGAGGGATTTTGGGAAGAGCTATTCAATGAGAATTTTGAAGAAGAATTAGGCATACTAGATGCTGAAGGaggtgaagatgaagatgttaATGTCTTATAG